One Mesorhizobium sp. J428 DNA segment encodes these proteins:
- a CDS encoding TetR/AcrR family transcriptional regulator, producing MTEAIHPSRQKFIDAAIALIREQGYAGTSVDDICARAGMKKGSFFHHFKSKEELLLAAIAHWNAFTGEVFRTAPYRQLSDPLDRLLGYVDLRIALLDMPITDFSCLLGTLVQEVHASHPALLAAAEGGMSGHIDEIVADIVAAKALYAPAADWTPESLGYFIQAALQGSFIQAKARQGADVARANLAHLRRYLETLFPAATDKE from the coding sequence ATGACCGAAGCGATCCATCCCTCCCGCCAGAAATTCATCGATGCCGCGATCGCACTCATCCGCGAGCAGGGCTATGCCGGCACGTCGGTCGACGACATCTGCGCCCGCGCCGGCATGAAGAAGGGCAGCTTCTTCCATCACTTCAAGAGCAAGGAAGAGCTGCTCCTGGCTGCGATCGCCCACTGGAACGCCTTCACCGGCGAAGTTTTCCGCACCGCGCCCTACCGCCAGCTTTCCGATCCGCTCGACCGCCTGCTCGGCTATGTCGACCTCCGCATCGCTCTGCTCGACATGCCGATCACCGACTTCTCCTGCCTGCTCGGCACGCTCGTGCAAGAGGTGCATGCGAGCCATCCGGCGCTGCTCGCCGCCGCCGAGGGTGGCATGAGCGGCCACATCGACGAGATCGTCGCCGACATCGTCGCGGCCAAGGCGCTCTACGCGCCCGCCGCCGACTGGACGCCCGAAAGCCTCGGCTACTTCATCCAGGCGGCCCTCCAGGGCTCGTTCATCCAGGCCAAGGCCAGGCAGGGCGCCGACGTCGCGCGCGCCAACCTCGCGCACCTTCGGCGCTACCTCGAAACCCTCTTTCCCGCGGCAACTGACAAGGAGTAA
- the glgX gene encoding glycogen debranching protein GlgX, with translation MSPALGARPDGSATEFVVWSGRAERMWVSLFEERGSRETDRIELSRRDDGVFAAIVPGVGAGWRYGFRADGPYDPQNGLWFDPGKLLMDPYAVAIDRPYTYDARLAARRADGVDSAALMPKAVVTHLPELALQQPFFGPGGLVYELNVRSFTKLHPDVPEEQRGTIAALAHPAVIDHLTKLGVSAVELMPVTAWIDERHLGPLGLRNAWGYNPVSFMALDPRLAPGGIAELRDTVAALRAAGIGVILDVVFNHTGESDIFGPTLSLRGLDAQAYYRHALDGSLVNDTGCGHTLACDHPRVRDLILASLRHFVEQAGADGFRFDLAPVLGRTAEGFDARAATLRAIATDPVLADRVLIAEPWDIGPGGYQLGNFSGRWLEWNDRYRDDVRRYWRGDRGTVGSLATRLAGSSDVFGREGNATTRSVNFVAAHDGMTLADLTAYAHKHNEANGEDNRDGHDENFSWNHGVEGPSDDPAVLIRRRSDAEAMLTTLFLSRGTILLAAGDEFGRTQRGNNNAYAQDNAITWLDWAGRDLELERLVAALSSLRSRLGLDAQAFFAPAGGDEGPASAEWLWTDWTPMTEARWNDADNRHLALVVAQPGHPRAAALFNADRRAVAFVPKVRDGHAWREVTPAPVTRAEGAGAIRLEGRSVAILVEEAIDG, from the coding sequence ATGTCGCCAGCACTCGGAGCAAGACCTGACGGATCGGCGACCGAGTTCGTGGTCTGGTCGGGCCGGGCCGAACGGATGTGGGTCTCGCTGTTCGAGGAGAGGGGATCGCGCGAGACGGACCGGATCGAGCTGTCGCGGCGAGACGACGGCGTGTTCGCCGCGATCGTGCCGGGCGTTGGTGCCGGCTGGCGCTACGGCTTCCGCGCCGACGGCCCCTACGATCCGCAAAACGGGTTGTGGTTCGATCCCGGCAAGCTGCTGATGGACCCGTACGCAGTGGCGATCGATCGCCCCTACACGTACGATGCGCGGCTGGCGGCGCGGCGTGCGGACGGCGTCGACAGCGCTGCACTAATGCCGAAGGCGGTGGTGACGCACTTGCCGGAGCTGGCGCTCCAGCAGCCGTTTTTCGGACCGGGTGGGCTGGTCTACGAACTCAACGTCCGCTCCTTTACCAAGCTGCATCCGGATGTGCCGGAAGAGCAGCGTGGCACGATCGCGGCGCTCGCGCATCCGGCAGTGATCGATCACCTGACGAAACTCGGCGTCTCCGCGGTGGAACTCATGCCGGTGACGGCGTGGATCGACGAACGCCACCTGGGTCCGCTCGGGCTGCGCAATGCCTGGGGCTACAATCCGGTGTCGTTCATGGCGCTCGACCCGCGCCTGGCGCCGGGCGGAATCGCGGAGCTGCGCGACACGGTCGCGGCGCTGCGAGCGGCGGGCATCGGCGTGATCCTCGACGTCGTCTTCAACCATACCGGCGAGAGCGACATCTTCGGCCCGACGCTGTCGCTACGCGGGCTCGACGCGCAGGCCTATTACCGCCATGCGCTGGACGGGTCGCTGGTCAACGACACCGGCTGCGGCCATACGCTCGCCTGCGACCATCCGCGGGTGAGGGACCTGATCCTCGCCTCGCTGCGCCATTTCGTCGAGCAGGCGGGCGCCGACGGCTTCCGCTTCGACCTCGCGCCGGTCCTCGGCCGGACTGCCGAGGGCTTCGACGCCCGCGCGGCAACGCTGCGCGCGATCGCGACCGACCCGGTGCTGGCCGACCGCGTGCTGATCGCCGAGCCATGGGACATCGGGCCGGGCGGCTACCAGCTCGGCAATTTTTCCGGCCGCTGGCTGGAATGGAACGACCGTTACCGCGACGACGTGCGCCGCTACTGGCGCGGCGACCGGGGAACGGTGGGAAGCCTGGCGACGCGGCTGGCCGGCTCGTCGGACGTCTTCGGACGCGAGGGGAACGCAACGACGCGCAGCGTCAACTTCGTCGCGGCGCATGACGGCATGACGCTCGCCGATCTCACCGCCTACGCGCACAAGCACAACGAGGCCAACGGCGAGGACAATCGTGACGGCCACGACGAGAACTTCTCGTGGAACCACGGGGTGGAAGGGCCGAGCGACGACCCGGCCGTTCTGATACGGCGTCGGAGCGACGCGGAGGCGATGCTGACGACGCTGTTCCTGTCGCGCGGCACGATCCTGCTCGCCGCCGGCGACGAGTTCGGCCGCACGCAACGCGGCAACAATAACGCCTATGCGCAGGACAATGCGATCACCTGGCTGGACTGGGCGGGCCGGGACCTCGAACTCGAACGGCTCGTCGCAGCGCTGTCGTCGCTGCGCAGCAGGCTGGGGCTCGATGCGCAGGCGTTTTTCGCCCCGGCAGGCGGAGACGAGGGCCCCGCGTCCGCCGAATGGCTGTGGACCGACTGGACGCCGATGACCGAGGCGCGCTGGAACGATGCCGACAACCGCCACCTCGCGCTGGTGGTCGCGCAGCCCGGGCATCCACGCGCGGCGGCGCTGTTCAACGCCGACCGGCGCGCCGTCGCCTTCGTGCCGAAGGTGCGCGACGGGCACGCCTGGCGCGAGGTCACGCCGGCTCCGGTGACGAGGGCGGAAGGGGCCGGCGCGATCCGGCTCGAGGGACGATCCGTGGCAATTCTTGTCGAAGAGGCGATCGATGGCTGA
- a CDS encoding phosphomannomutase/phosphoglucomutase codes for MTFKPVADARPNTFEFETTPLVKPTGFREYDARWWFGHPGSDKAPELNLIGVQALGMGLGTMIRRAGIAPDIVVGHDFRSYSLSIKLALTAGLMAAGAQVKDIGLALSPMAYFAQFALDCPSVAMVTASHNENGWTGVKMGSARPLTFGPDEMSELKRIVLAGDFDLAGGEGYEFVENFREAYLADLTKGVRISRKLKVVAACGNGTAGAFAPQMLEAIGCEVVPLDVELDHTFPRYNPNPEDMHMLHAIRDEVLRTGADVGLGFDGDGDRCGVVDNEGSEIFADKVGVMLARDISGEHPGSRFVVDVKSTGLFMTDPVLKAHRAVTDYWKTGHSHIKRRVKELDAIAGFEKSGHFFFNPPIGRGYDDGLVTAIAVCRMLDRNPGKSMADLYRDLPLTFGSPTMSPHCADEVKYDVADRVVRRFQAMRGAGETVAGQKIADLVTVNGVRVVAEDGTWGLVRASSNKPELVVVVESPVSEERKRQMFFAVDAVLRENPEVGAYNQTI; via the coding sequence GTGACGTTCAAGCCGGTGGCCGATGCAAGGCCGAACACCTTTGAATTCGAGACAACGCCGCTCGTGAAACCAACCGGCTTTCGCGAATACGACGCGCGCTGGTGGTTCGGACATCCGGGCTCCGACAAGGCGCCGGAATTGAACCTGATCGGGGTGCAGGCGCTGGGCATGGGGCTTGGCACGATGATTCGCCGTGCCGGCATCGCGCCCGACATCGTCGTTGGCCACGACTTCCGTTCCTATTCGCTGTCGATCAAGCTGGCGCTGACGGCGGGGCTGATGGCCGCCGGGGCGCAGGTGAAGGACATCGGGCTGGCGCTGTCGCCGATGGCCTATTTCGCGCAGTTCGCACTCGACTGCCCCTCCGTCGCCATGGTGACCGCCTCGCACAACGAGAACGGCTGGACCGGCGTGAAGATGGGCTCGGCGCGGCCGCTGACCTTCGGGCCGGACGAGATGTCCGAATTGAAGCGGATCGTGCTTGCCGGCGACTTCGATCTCGCGGGCGGAGAGGGCTACGAGTTCGTGGAGAATTTCCGCGAGGCCTATCTCGCCGACCTGACGAAGGGCGTGCGCATCTCGCGGAAGCTGAAGGTGGTTGCAGCCTGCGGCAACGGCACGGCCGGAGCCTTCGCGCCGCAGATGCTGGAGGCGATCGGCTGCGAGGTCGTGCCGCTCGACGTCGAGCTCGACCACACCTTTCCGCGCTACAACCCGAACCCGGAAGACATGCACATGCTGCATGCGATCCGCGACGAAGTGCTGCGCACCGGCGCCGATGTCGGGCTGGGCTTCGACGGCGACGGCGACCGCTGCGGCGTGGTCGACAATGAGGGCAGCGAGATTTTCGCCGACAAGGTGGGCGTGATGCTCGCGCGCGACATTTCCGGCGAGCATCCGGGCTCCCGCTTCGTAGTCGACGTGAAGTCGACCGGCCTGTTCATGACCGACCCGGTGCTGAAGGCGCACCGCGCCGTTACCGATTACTGGAAGACCGGCCATTCGCACATCAAGCGGCGGGTGAAGGAACTCGACGCGATCGCCGGCTTCGAGAAGTCGGGGCATTTCTTCTTCAACCCGCCGATCGGCCGCGGTTACGACGACGGACTGGTGACGGCGATCGCGGTGTGCCGCATGCTCGACCGCAATCCGGGGAAGTCGATGGCGGACCTCTACCGTGACCTGCCGCTGACCTTCGGCTCTCCGACGATGTCGCCGCACTGCGCCGACGAAGTGAAATACGATGTGGCGGACCGCGTCGTGAGGCGCTTCCAGGCGATGCGCGGGGCAGGCGAGACGGTCGCGGGGCAGAAGATCGCCGACCTCGTGACGGTGAACGGCGTGCGCGTCGTCGCCGAGGATGGCACCTGGGGTCTGGTGCGCGCCTCATCCAACAAACCCGAGCTAGTGGTGGTGGTCGAGAGCCCTGTGTCGGAGGAGCGCAAGCGCCAGATGTTTTTTGCCGTTGATGCCGTGCTGCGGGAGAACCCCGAAGTCGGCGCCTACAACCAGACGATCTGA